In Campylobacter sp. MIT 12-8780, the genomic window GTTTGATTTTAAGGGTAAAAAAGTGCTGGTAAAAACAAGTCTTAAACCTCTTGTTTCTTTGCAAGAATTTGAACTTATACTTGAAAACTTGGGCGATTATAAAAAGCTTAATGCTCGAATTTATGGGCTAAATATGTATATGGGCGACATAGTACCAAGCTTTGAAAAAATACACTCAAATTCTTATAAAGCAAATATAGTCTTAAGTGCTTGTGTGATCGATATTATGCGTTTTAGAATGGAATTTTTTGAGGGTGAAGAAAAGCTTGATTTTTATTTTGATTTTGATGTAAAAAGATGAGTTGTGTTATGAAAAAGATAGGTTTTTTGATACTTTGTGTTGCGATTGTAAGTATTATTGGGTGTTTTGAGACTGAAAAAAAATACGATTTTTTACTTAATTCAGAGCAAGGTAAGGTAAGCTTAAAGGATTTTGAAGGTAAAAAGCTTATCGTGTATTTTGGCTTTAGTTATTGTCCTGATGTGTGTCCAGCGACTCTAGCCCTTATATCAAATGAACTTAAAAAATTTAAAAACAATGAAATTTTCTTGCTTTTTATCTCGCTTGATCCGCAAAGAGACAAGGATATAAAAGCGACAAATGAATGGCTAAGATATTTTTATACGAATTCAACCACCTTGCTTGCACAAGATGAAAATGAGCTTGCAATACTTGCTCAAAACTACGGCGTGATTTATAAAAAAGTGCCACTTAAAGACTCTGCTTTAGAGTATTCTATAGCACACAGCAACGAATTATTTTTATTTGATAGCAAGGGTAAGCTTTTTCAAAGAATTTCAGATCTTAGTCAAAAAAGCCTACACAATGCTTTTGAGCGTTTTCTTATGCTAGATCAGCAAACAAATCAGTAGAAAGATACCTTTCTGCTGTATCATTAAGCATAGTTACGATAATCTTATCTGGGTGTGCTTGAGCGATTTTGCTCGCCACAAATACATTTGCCCCACTTGAAATTCCAA contains:
- a CDS encoding SCO family protein produces the protein MKKIGFLILCVAIVSIIGCFETEKKYDFLLNSEQGKVSLKDFEGKKLIVYFGFSYCPDVCPATLALISNELKKFKNNEIFLLFISLDPQRDKDIKATNEWLRYFYTNSTTLLAQDENELAILAQNYGVIYKKVPLKDSALEYSIAHSNELFLFDSKGKLFQRISDLSQKSLHNAFERFLMLDQQTNQ